The following are encoded in a window of Uranotaenia lowii strain MFRU-FL unplaced genomic scaffold, ASM2978415v1 HiC_scaffold_96, whole genome shotgun sequence genomic DNA:
- the LOC129761009 gene encoding sorbitol dehydrogenase-like, with translation MQRNNYGAVIHGVEDMRMEQLPMPKPRDNEVLLEIDCVGICGTDVHVLTHGGFGEYKLRKPMVIGHEASGVVIEAGKLVKHLQVGDRVAIEPAIGCKRCDLCKAGRYNLCPDGIYSATPPVHGSLQRYYTHPEDCCFKLPPSVTMEEGALLEPLSVGVHSCRIAGVRLGSTVLVLGAGPIGLVTILVAKAMGAGKICVLDLVQSKLDLAKKVGADVTLQVQPKEEENNLVRKIHEALGTAPDISIECTGSQTCVRLGILATAIGGVMTMVGIGSRDMNLPITVALVREVNILSAFRYANAYPVALTMVANGTIDATRLITHHYDLQDSLKAFELARLGLDGAVKIMIHCQPRNKNNPARKL, from the exons ATGCAGCGGAACAACTACGGAGCCGTAATCCATGGGGTCGAAGATATGCGCATG GAACAACTTCCGATGCCAAAACCGCGGGACAACGAGGTGCTGTTGGAAATCGACTGTGTCGGAATCTGCGGTACAGATGTCCATGTTCTTACTCACGGTGGTTTCGGAGAGTACAAGCTACGGAAACCTATGGTGATCGGCCATGAAGCCTCTGGAGTGGTCATTGAGGCCGGTAAACTGGTTAAGCACCTGCAGGTAGGTGATCGTGTAGCCATAGAACCAGCCATTGGTTGTAAGCGGTGTGACCTGTGTAAGGCCGGTCGATACAACTTGTGTCCGGATGGCATCTACAGCGCGACGCCTCCAGTTCACGGATCACTCCAACGGTACTATACGCACCCGGAGGACTGTTGCTTTAAGCTACCTCCTAGCGTAACGATGGAGGAGGGAGCACTGTTGGAGCCACTGTCGGTTGGAGTCCATAGCTGTCGAATAGCGGGAGTTCGTTTAGGGTCGACTGTTTTGGTTTTGGGGGCCGGACCCATTGGACTGGTTACTATTCTAGTGGCTAAAGCTATGGGTGCTGGAAAAATATGTGTGCTAGATTTGGTTCAAAGTAAACTGGATCTAGCCAAGAAAGTCGGCGCCGACGTTACATTGCAAGTCCAACCGAAAGAGGAGGAAAATAATTTGGTAAGGAAAATTCATGAAGCCCTTGGAACGGCCCCCGATATATCTATCGAGTGTACTGGATCGCAAACATGTGTTCGGTTAGGTATTCTGGCGACCGCGATTGGTGGTGTTATGACCATGGTCGGAATCGGTTCCAGAGACATGAACCTTCCCATTACGGTTGCTCTGGTTCGTGAAGTCAATATATTATCGGCGTTCAGATACGCCAATGCATACCCGGTGGCCCTAACAATGGTCGCCAATGGAACGATTGATGCCACAAGGCTTATCACCCATCACTACGACTTACAGGATTCTTTAAAAGCGTTCGAATTAGCACGTCTCGGACTGGACGGAGCGGTTAAGATTATGATACACTGCCAGCCCCGCAATAAAAATAATCCTGCAAGGAAGCTGTAG
- the LOC129761007 gene encoding sorbitol dehydrogenase-like, producing the protein MAPKNENLAALVYGPNDLRLEPRPIPEPAFNEVVVEVDSCGICGTDIHFLKDGGFGAQRLIKPIVLGHESAGVVRKVGSQVTHLKVGDRVAIEPAAGCRTCDLCKVGKYNICLDGKHCTTQKHDGNCSNYYAQYADCCFKMPDHMTMEEGALLEPLAVAVYAGRRAQIGLGQKVIIFGAGPIGLVCLIAAKAMGATRTVILDLEHAKHRLDVAKKLGVTDVIAIRKQDTEDDLVKKIHEVLGGPADRVLECTGSQPGMRVAIKATRNAGRICLVGLGNKDVQLPMVDAISREIDITTCMRYNHDYPAALEIVASGYVNVKPLVSHHFDLENVHEAFRVASQGEGVKIMIHLCPRDSNNPVKFTQ; encoded by the exons ATGGCCCCCAAGAACGAAAATCTAGCCGCACTAGTGTACGGACCAAATGATTTACGCCTAGAACCACGACCTATCCCGGAACCAGCCTTCAACGAAGTGGTGGTCGAAGTTGATAGCTGTGGAATATGTGGAACAGATATTCACTTTCTGAAAGACGGTGGTTTTGGAGCGCAAAGGTTGATTAAGCCAATTGTTCTGGGACACGAGTCGGCCGGCGTAGTTCGTAAGGTTGGCAGTCAAGTGACCCACCTCAAGGTCGGGGATCGAGTAGCCATCGAACCGGCTGCTGGCTGTCGAACTTGTGACCTTTGCAAGGTCGGCAAGTACAACATCTGCCTAGATGGCAAACACTGCACTACCCAGAAGCACGATGGTAACTGCTCCAACTACTATGCCCAGTACGCAGATTGTTGCTTTAAAATGCCCGACCACATGACCATGGAGGAGGGAGCTCTATTGGAACCTTTAGCCGTGGCAGTCTACGCTGGCCGCAGAGCACAAATCGGACTTGGACAGAAAGTTATCATTTTCGGGGCAGGACCTATCGGATTGGTTTGTTTAATTGCAGCCAAAGCAATGGGAGCCACGCGTACTGTTATCCTTGATTTGGAACATGCCAAACACCGACTCGATGTGGCCAAAAAACTTGGCGTAACCGATGTTATTGCGATACGTAAGCAAGACACCGAGGATGATTTGGTGAAAAAGATTCACGAAGTTTTGGGCGGCCCAGCCGATAGAGTGCTCGAGTGCACCGGCTCCCAACCAGGAATGCGCGTGGCCATCAAGGCCACCCGTAATGCCGGACGCATTTGTCTGGTCGGGCTAGGCAACAAAGACGTTCAGCTCCCGATGGTCGATGCTATTTCGCGGGAGATCGACATCACCACTTGTATGCGGTACAATCACGa ctaTCCGGCCGCCCTAGAAATAGTTGCCAGCGGTTACGTCAACGTTAAACCCCTGGTATCGCATCATTTCGATTTGGAAAACGTGCACGAAGCCTTCCGGGTAGCCAGCCAAGGCGAAGGTGTCAAGATTATGATTCACCTGTGCCCTCGCGATTCCAACAATCCTGTTAAATTTACCCAATGA
- the LOC129761004 gene encoding uncharacterized protein LOC129761004 encodes MGKLDVTVLRYLSKEDFRILTAIEMGMKNHELVPGALVASIASLKTGGVHKLMRELCKHKLLTYERGKRFDGYRLTNMGYDYLALKSLTLRGSVSGFGSQIGVGKESNIYTVVDEQDNPLCLKLHRLGRICFRNIREKRDYHGKRHKMSWLYLSRVSATREFAYMKALYDRGFPVPKPIDFNRHCVLMELVDGYPLTNICEVGDVDALYDDLMNLIVRLGNCGVIHGDFNEFNIMITELDQKPILIDFPQMLSTSHPNAEMYFDRDVQGVRELFRKKFGYESEDYPKFSDLERDDELDKEVLCSGYGFTKEMEEDILNEYHQTNDDDGEESAGEQEGASDEEYQDSVNGEMDEDEIEECRKMLEKEIKFSEEKPTSTAEPKTKQEGANSSILKYIASMNDEEMEKPYSDDEEAELFRDAMENVADIPLQTGNNSEPSEIETSSDVQTTCSISKPAKDDDDARSISSNELVTSEQDDRLAELDPNSREYRMIMVRKLLDDARSARSYSTNASTIAPSVVSDRIRGGMRQQEKKDQKKRAVPKGEASAVRRMRKDNNSIVKEYRGWDF; translated from the exons ATGGGAAAGCTAGACGTAACGGTACTTCGGTACCTGAGTAAGGAGGACTTCCGAATACTCACAGCG atcGAAATGGGTATGAAAAACCACGAGTTGGTCCCCGGAGCGCTTGTGGCCTCGATTGCCAGTCTCAAGACTGGTGGGGTGCACAAATTGATGCGGGAGCTTTGCAAACACAAACTGCTCACCTACGAACGAGGAAAGAGAT TCGATGGATACCGTTTGACCAACATGGGCTATGACTATCTGGCTTTGAAATCGCTGACGTTGAGGGGCTCAGTATCCGGATTCGGCAGTCAAATTGGTGTAGGAAAAGAGTCCAACATTTACACGGTTGTTGACGAACAGGACAATCCGTTGTGTCTTAAGTTGCACCGTTTGGGAAGGATTTGCTTCCGGAACATTCGTGAAAAGCGGGACTATCACGGCAAACGGCACAAGATGAGTTGGCTTTACTTGTCTCGGGTATCGGCTACGAGAGAATTTGCCTATATGAAGGCTCTGTATGACCGAGGATTTCCGGTTCCTAAACCTATCGACTTCAATCGTCACTGTGTGTTGATGGAACTGGTCGATGGTTATCCGTTGACGAACATTTGTGAGGTGGGCGATGTGGATGCATTGTACGATGATTTGATGAACCTAATCGTTCGCTTGGGAAATTGTGGGGTCATTCATGGTGATTTTAACGAGTTCAACATCATGATAACGGAACTAGACCAGAAACCCATTCTCATCGATTTTCCACAAATGTTGTCCACCTCACATCCGAACGCCGAAATGTACTTCGATAGGGATGTCCAGGGTGTGCGGGAACTGTTTAGGAAGAAGTTTGGCTACGAAAGCGAGGACTATCCCAAATTTAGCGATCTGGAACGGGACGACGAACTGGATAAGGAGGTGCTATGTTCCGGTTATGGTTTCACCAAGGAAATGGAGGAAGATATCCTGAACGAGTATCACCAAacgaacgacgacgacggagAAGAGAGCGCCGGAGAGCAGGAAGGCGCGAGTGATGAAGAATATCAGGATAGCGTCAATGGAGAAATGGACGAGGATGAGATCGAGGAGTGCCGCAAAATGCTGGAAAAGGAAATCAAGTTCTCCGAAGAAAAACCAA cATCGACAGCAGAGCCTAAAACAAAACAGGAAGGAGCAAATTCTAGCATCCTGAAATACATCGCTTCTATGAACGACGAGGAAATGGAAAAACCGTACAGCGATGATGAAGAAGCGGAACTTTTCCGGGATGCTATGGAGAATGTAGCTGATATTCCGCTACAGACAGGAAACAATTCAGAACCTTCGGAAATTGAAACGTCATCAGATGTACAAACAACCTGTTCCATATCCAAGCCAGCAAAAGATGACGACGATGCTCGATCGATAAGTTCCAATGAGCTGGTCACCAGCGAACAGGATGATCGACTTGCCGAGCTAGATCCCAACTCACGGGAGTATCGTATGATCATGGTGCGCAAGCTGCTGGACGATGCTCGCAGCGCTAGATCCTATTCCACCAATGCTAGTACGATTGCACCGTCAGTAGTGTCCGATCGCATACGTGGCGGTATGCGACAGCAGGAGAAAAAAGATCAAAAGAAACGCGCCGTCCCGAAGGGTGAAGCCAGTGCTGTGAGACGCATGCGCAAGGACAACAACAGCATCGTCAAAGAGTACAGAGGTTGGGATTTCTAG
- the LOC129761006 gene encoding histone deacetylase 3: MSSKKVSYFFNPDVGNFHYGPGHPMKPHRLSVIHHLVMNYGLHKKMQIYRPYKASAHDMCRFHSEEYIEFLQRVTPQSIQNYTKCLSVFNVGDDCPVFDGLFEFCAMYTGASLEGAQKLNHNHSDICINWSGGLHHAKKFEASGFCYVNDIVIGILELLKYHPRVLYIDIDVHHGDGVQEAFYLTDRVMTVSFHKYGNYFFPGTGDMYEIGAESGRYYSVNVPLKEGIDDQSYVQVFKPVISAVMEFYQPTAIVLQCGADSLAGDRLGCFSLSTKGHGECVKFVKDLNVPTLVVGGGGYTLRNVARCWTYETSLLIDETISNELPMNDYLEFFAPDFTLHPDIPSRQDNANSKQYLEAITRHVYDNLKMCQHAPSVQMFDIPEDALPEEIKVKEEPNPEARMTQEEEDKQVEPKNEFFDGENDNDKSENEP; the protein is encoded by the exons atgagttcCAAAAAGGTGTCTTACTTTTTTAACCCGGACGTTGGAAACTTCCATTATGGTCCGGGACATCCGATGAAACCCCATCGGCTCTCGGTTATTCATCACCTGGTCATGAACTACGGGCTGCACAAGAAGATGCAAATCTACAGGCCTTACAA AGCGAGTGCCCACGACATGTGCCGATTCCACAGCGAAGAATACATTGAATTCCTGCAACGTGTCACCCCTCAGAGCATTCAGAACTACACCAAGTGCCTGTCCGTGTTCAACGTCGGGGACGATTGTCCGGTGTTTGATGGGCTGTTCGAGTTCTGCGCCATGTACACCGGAGCTTCGTTGGAGGGTGCCCAGAAGCTGAACCACAATCACAGCGACATCTGTATCAACTGGTCCGGGGGGCTGCATCACGCGAAAAAATTCGAAGCTTCCGGATTTTGTTACGTGAACGATATTGTCATCGGAATATTAGAACTACTCAAGTACCATCCGAGGGTTCTGTACATCGACATCGATGTGCATCATGGCGATGGTGTGCAGGAAGCATTCTATCTAACCGATCGCGTTATGACAGTATCGTTTCACAAGTATGGAAACTATTTCTTCCCCGGAACTGGAGATATGTACGAAATAGGGGCCGAATCTGGTCGATACTATTCTGTGAACGTTCCATTGAAAGAGGGTATAGACGATCAAAGTTATGTCCAGGTCTTCAAACCGGTCATATCGGCAGTAATGGAGTTCTATCAACCGACCGCTATCGTGCTTCAATGTGGAGCTGATTCCCTTGCCGGAGATCGACTGGGATGTTTTTCGTTAAGCACAAAAGGTCACGGAGAGTGTGTGAAGTTTGTAAAAGATCTGAACGTTCCCACGCTGGTAGTCGGCGGAGGTGGTTACACTCTTCGGAACGTAGCACGTTGCTGGACCTATGAGACGTCGCTCTTGATCGATGAAACTATATCCAATGAACTACCGATGAATGATTATCTGGAATTTTTCGCTCCGGATTTCACACTTCACCCGGATATCCCCTCACGACAGGACAACGCTAACAGCAAACAGTACCTGGAAGCAATCACGCGGCACGTTTACGACAATCTGAAGATGTGCCAACATGCACCCAGTGTTCAAATGTTCGACATTCCCGAGGATGCTCTGCCGGAAGAGATCAAAGTAAAAGAGGAACCAAATCCGGAAGCCCGCATGACCCAAGAAGAGGAGGACAAACAGGTTGAGCCGAAGAACGAGTTTTTCGACGGTGAAAACGACAATGACAAGAGCGAAAACGAACCCTAG
- the LOC129761010 gene encoding 14-3-3 protein epsilon codes for MSERENNIYKAKLAEQAERYDEMVEAMKKVASMDVELTVEERNLLSVAYKNVIGARRASWRIISSIEQKEENKGIEEKLEMIKNYRAQVEKELRDICQDILDVLDKHLIPCASTGESKVFYYKMKGDYHRYLAEFATGGDRKDAAENSLVAYKAASDIAMTELPPTHPIRLGLALNFSVFYYEILNSPDRACRLAKAAFDDAIAELDTLSEESYKDSTLIMQLLRDNLTLWTSDMQGDGDGEQKEQIQDVEDQDVS; via the exons AAATGGTCGAAGCAATGAAGAAGGTCGCCTCCATGGACGTTGAGCTCACAGTCGAAGAGCGAAATCTGCTGTCGGTCGCCTACAAAAATGTCATCGGAGCACGACGTGCCTCGTGGCGAATAATCTCGTCCATCGAACAGAAGGAGGAAAATAAG GGTATCGAAGAAAAGCTGGAGATGATTAAGAACTACCGCGCACAGGTCGAAAAGGAATTGCGGGATATCTGTCAGGACATTCTGGACGTACTCGATAAGCACTTAATTCCTTGCGCGTCGACGGGCGAAAGCAAAGTATTCTACTACAAAATGAAGGGCGATTACCACCGCTACCTAGCCGAATTCGCCACCGGTGGAGACCGAAAAGACGCTGCAGAAAACTCGTTAGTTGCATACAAGGCCGCCAGCGATATTGCGATGACCGAACTTCCGCCGACGCACCCGATCCGGTTGGGACTGGCACTAAACTTTTCA GTATTCTACTACGAAATCCTGAACTCTCCGGATCGTGCCTGCCGCCTAGCGAAAGCAGCATTCGACGACGCCATCGCTGAATTGGACACCCTCAGCGAGGAAAGTTACAAAGATTCCACGCTCATCATGCAGTTACTGCGGGACAACCTTACCCTGTGGACATCCGATATGCAGGGTGACG GTGACGGTGAGCAGAAAGAACAAATTCAGGACGTTGAAGACCAGGACGTGTCGTAA